The window AATCGTCTTTGGGATCAGGAGCGGGACCTTTGGTGACCATTTTCATGCACGACGACTCTTCGTGCTTGTAGAGATAGGACTTGAGAGCGAAGGCTTTGCCGCAACGTTGGCACGTGAACGGCTTCAAATTGGAATGAGTCTGAATGTGTGCGCGCAGATTGGACTTGTCGGCGAAAGCCTTTTCGCATATTTGGCAGGTAAACGGCTTCTCGCctaattttaatcaaataattaGATGTTAATTTATTCAACAAAGCATTGCGTTTCATTTCTTACCCGTATGAGTTCGTATGTGGCCCTGTAACAGCCACGGCCTGGAAAATGATTTACCGCAGTAAGGACACTTGCAACCCTGGCTGTGAGTGCGGACGTGCATTGAGAAAGCTGGAACTGAAACGTAAACTTTGTCACAATGAGGACAGCGTCTCGCCTATAAGAACAACATTAAAATGTAAGTCAATTTCATAAACAATTTGCGTTTGTATACCTTTTGATCAGCTGGTGATCGGTGAGTCTGTCGATGTCTGGCCAGGTTGGATGAAGTGCTGTAACGCTTTCCACAATCAGGACATTCATGTCCGTCTGGCCCTGTGTGACTGTCGCCACTGTTGCTGCTATTGCTTGCACCTGGCCCTTTCACAGCGACAGAGACGGACTTGCACGAAGTGACATCGTGAGGTGACCAGCAAGAATCTGTGGCATCCATTTCATCGAcatcttcatcatcgtcgtcgtcttcatcgtcgtccGCTTCAGACGAGGCGGCCCTGCTGGATTGCGGTGATTTCTTGCGCAGGCCGAGATTAATGGTGAGATGAGTCTCGGATGGAGTCGGTGATGGCGACGGTGTCAAAATGCGGACTTCGCTGGCCGTGGCCGTTGTTGCTGGGTCGCGGCTCAAATCCAGCGGCTTATCCAGCACGGGCGTTGAATGACTGGAGCAGTTGGACATGTCCAGCATTTTGACAACTGGGCTTTTCAAGGCTCGCGCCATCACCAAGCCTTGCTGCTGATGGCGCCAGCGTTCCAGCACGGAACGGAATTCAGTCCCGCCTGAAGTAGCCAGACTGACTTCGGCCAACTGGAACAGATTGTACATCTCTTCGGGTATCGTAGTGCCGTGGTGCTGGAGGCGGCCATCAGGTGTCCCAGCACTACCACTGCCTATGACGGGAGAAATGCGGGCAGATTGCGGCCGTCCAGGTGACTTGAGCTCGGCTACAGTTCCTTGGCCAGGCGACAGAGGGAACGCTGGATAGGTTTGCGGATTGCTGCCCGCCTTCCgatgttgttgctgattgCAACGCTGTGGTTGCTGGACTTGTTTGACCACGGAGACAACAGCAGGGACGTCATCTTTAGCATTCCTGATCGATGATGCAATCGTTGCTGCCTCTTCTgtcgttaaaaaaatcaacaaattgAGTGACGGAGAGCAAACAAACATTTCTGGCAGGAATCCGCATTCCGGgtagtgaaagaaaaaaaaaagggccagtaAGGGGAAAAGGGACAAGAGTTTATTTCTGTCCGTGGTGACCACTTGCTAACCAACTGTTGCTTATAATACTCATactgtgggggggggggggatgttgGGAGCTGGACTCTAGCCCGTGTGGCTCTGTTCCAGCTGATCTCATTCGCGAAAATTCATGCGTCTCTCTGTTTCACGCTAAAGTTTCCTGGAACGAAAAAcacgttcctttttttttgtgtgtgtgttggggaTTGAGGGCGTGGGTTCCagacgtcgtcgtcgttgagACGAGGTCGACGACGCGTTGCGCCGTCtcgagagagaaagagagaaaaaaaaagttctatTTTTGGTGTGGGGCGGACGAAACGGCGAGCATGTGTGTACGCCGTTGCCCGGTTTTCTCGGATTGAGTGCCCACCTGCCTCTCTGCCtcactatttctttttttttttcttttaacgttCCAGCGCCTGTGCGCAACTGTTCGCTACCCAGAAATGACGTGTAGCTCAAGCCAATCACATTCCTGTCTcattatttgttctttttcttttgcagatTGATTGGACGCATGTCGCCGCAAAATCAGTTCCAAACTTCGATTCCGGGATTGCCGTAAATCATAAGGTAAATAAACAAATCTGCCACTCATTTTAAATTGCTATCATTTCTAAcattaataaataattttttaaaattattatttcgttTCAGACATTGAATTACGGAGATTTGGAGGACAGTGGAGGTAACGGCTGCAGTGGCAGAGGTAGTGGTCGTGGTGGGTGCTACACACGTCTTTAccaaaggaagggggggggcaTGTTAGCTATTTATAGTAGACTACGCAATCAGAgcgctggaaaaaaaaagggaaacggtGGGTGTATACGTGCGATGTGAAAGAGGCGATAGAACGATGCGCATCATCCAATGACACCAACGGATGTAGCGacacaaaaaggaaaggaacATTCGAAATCTTCGAGAGCCGTTGAACGAGAAACTTGTACATACCGGCAGGAACGGGGCTGATGTTGTAACGTCGATGAGTAAACAGGAACGATTTAGGCATTTTTTTGATCCTGATGATCCGACAGGCAGACTgttcgattaaaaaaaaaaaaaaaggtcgggGATTGTGTGATGCAATTTAAAGAAACACTTGAGCTGCGAATTTCACTAGAGGATCGCGATCTTGTAATTGCAAATCCAACGAACGCTAATGACAGTACAACTAGCCCAACGTGACAGCAATATAAGGTTCAGCGAAATGTACAATAAGGCCCGACGCcctaacgtttttttttttttgtgtccaattgaaatcgaaattttGGCCGTGAGGGACGCCGAGAGAGCACACGCTATCACCACGAGATGTTTGGAACGAATGCCAACATCTTCAGTGTCCCGGTGCCTCTAAAAATTACCGCCGACCGACCACCACGTGCACACATGGACCCcacctcttcttctttgctcTCCTCCTCCCACTTCGACCCTCCACCGCCTCCTCCTCTTTCCTCTTGTACGTGGCAATGCTATGCCTTCTTCAACAGGGGGAATAAGAACTCGATATACAGCAGAGCCATTTCACCCTACACAGTCAGCTcccggcattttttttttttggactatCTAGAGCGCCATCTATGCGAAAGACACCGTCCTCCACCACCCGGCTCTCTGTTCTCTGTGCAGCAGAAAACTaatactgaaaaaaaagtggcttGCTCTTGAAAATACTTCGtccttccttttctcttttttcctctccaTTTCTTAGCGGGTGCGGGGGGGGGATCCATATAGATCCGATGCAACATCCCCACGATGATCTACATAgacctttgttttctttctattattaCAACCCAACCGAGCTGGAACGATTAGGAATTTGCAAAAATATGGCGTTCGTTCGGTAAATGATCTTACGTAATAATAAAGTTCGAttcgaaaaataataatagactTTCAGAGGTAAAAAGGTTATTgagttgaaagagaaaagggacacaaaaaaaaggacgccAAACAtccggtcttttttttttttttttttttcttagaggGTGTCAGCAAGTGAACATGTGTTTGTATCGCGATGCTTCCGTTCTCTCGCTCAGCGGCACTGTCTGTATAAGCCTCactatttttctctctctctcttttttagtCTTGGACAAAAATCCCCTCTCGCTCTTGCTCGTATACATCAGCAGGAAGGAACCTGGAACGCAAACGCAAGGGAAGGAACAAGTctttttacccccccccccccatatatAGCAAGTAGGAGCACAGgagagttttaaaaaacgttttgCTTGACTTTtgccttatttttctttttaaaactctctttttctcatcAAGCAGCACATTCACCCTATTTCGCCTGTGTGCTGTATAGCTTTTTCGGTTGATCCAGGCAAGACATCTGCGCCGGATCTTGGAAgaagcgtgtgtgtgtgtattttcaaCGTAACACGAGCCACCCCCCTCCTCGGTGCTCTCAAGGAAGGATCAAAGTCACCCCTTTTCGCACTGAAGAACAACTCGGTAAGAGTTCCTATATGCATCTCGTCCGGCGGAACTATCTGTACGtttcttaattcttttttctttcccacccTGACAGTACATTACCCAATGCGAGTGTATGCAAAGTTACGCAGGATGTTATGACGCAGCTCGGAGtggaagaaaatgaattggagCATTTCGAAATCGAAGTTGACTGCAGCCAGTAACGACGGGCATCGGTGAGTAACAATAGTACGCTCCCTACGTGTGTTTGTCTTTGACACGAGCCGtggtgattttaaaaataagttcCATTTTTCgaccctctttttcttcctctccccCTCCGACACCTTccgtgttgtttttgtttttcaatcttGTACACACGttgcattcctttttttgctttatttcttACAGATCTCCTGGAGCTTCCGTCTCTTTAAGCAAAAACAAGGCAAACCAAACTTCCCCCAAAATCATGGACCTGTTATCTAATAATGCCACAAAGGCCTCTTTTTCAAGGCTAAACATTTAAACTGAAGAGATGCACTAGCCTGTGCCTTGATGTCTAATATTAGGTAAGTGGCatacaagagagagagagagaaacagatACTCTGCCCACCCCCTTGCCTTATTCTCCTTCTTCCGCGGTTTAAGAGTGTGTGATCTGTTTCCGAGTGGAGATGAAGATATCTCTCAAACGCCCTCAGCagcagaaaataaaagaagagcaCACAGCAAGCCAAGCGTGCCGGGGTTGCCTATATTAGTGCAGTCTTCCGACTTGACTGCTATATAGCTCTACTCCAACTTGAAGTATAGGAGGTGGGTGTCGACCACCGAGAAGATGTTCAACTTTCAGGGGGAGACCACCTGAAAATAGGCTTATATAGCATCCTCTCTGTCTTTCAGCTCCCCAGCCGATCCTTACTACTAAGGTCCTATatttaaccccccccccccttaccCTAACTTATTGTGCCCACCACtaacaacagtaaaaaaaaaaaaaaccagccaCTACCACCACCACTGTGAACTACTGACATCCGCATATATAACACGTCCCgcgtccctttttcttttcctcccccttcTCAAGCCTTCTTCCGAAAACGGTTGGTGTAGTATTATTTTTATCTCATCAACCCTCCAACGAAGGTCTTAAGCTTTTTAAACGCTCTAGACCTATGTTTTGGAAGATTGAAAATGCTTCTATTTTATTAGGATCTACCATGACAACGAGCTTAATAAGACACAAAAACTTGTTGAATTTGTTGCTGGACAGTATAATGTTGGCCTTCGTTatgtgaggggggggggctaacTTGCAGCCACTGATTGGAGAAAGAGAGTGTATACGCGATGGAATTGAATCCGAGGACGTGACCTCATCAAGTTGGCCAGCGGTACGGCAAGCTGGGGGATAATAAGAGAAgtcggggggggggatgaaaaAGAGACGTCTGACTGTTAAGCTTCAAGTCTCTATGCGTTATACATATGATGTAATACCATACGATCCTACTAAAGCCATATGGCAACTGCTTATTCTTTTTGCCACTGAAACTCGTGCGATATGATCCAATTGGAATTGAAAACCTTCGTTATTTTTAGTAGAAAGAAGGATGTAATAAGACAGAAATTAATGAGCTTTGGTtatgggtttttgtttttttgcgcaTGCTACTCAAATGTGATAAGGTTAGACGTTTTAAAGCCATTCCCAtcattgtttcatttttttttctttaccgcTAGAACTGCCATGTTGGACGGTCCAGTGATTTTGGAAATTGGGTTCACAATTTAAaagacatttcattttctctttgcttCGTTTTCACGTTTGACATGTTACTTGTGCTTTTGCTGAACGAGGGGGTTTCAAGAAAAATAGACGAAATAATGATAAGAAATAATGGCGTTCCGTATCCGTAGGAGTTTGTGGGAAGACACGCGCGACGTCACCATATGTTGCGGATGGAACCGGGTGGCAGTGAGGAGAGAGGAGCCTTGAAAAGAACTGTAAGGGAAACATTACATGCTGGACGCATAGCGCACACGGtgacttcttctttctttttctcatttccctCTAGGACTGGCACGGCTGCCAAGttccaaaaaagaacaacaaaaaatcatcaaGGGGAAACTGAACTGATGAGCGGAGCATAAAGTTCTTTCGCAAGGGAGTAGATGAACATTCCAAGCGAGCCTGCACTAAAGGAATTCtaggaaaataataataataataattttaaaaaaagccgCCACTTCCGCACGAGCGCGCACCGACCTCCGCACTCCGTCCGTGGGCGCTTCCAAAAACAGAACCCCCCTCACTACTTTTGAATGAATGGAAATTTACTTTGCACTATAAGATGTGCATACAACTGTCACAACCCTTTCTCTACTCCCCTCTTGAAGCCATCGAAAACGTAGAGCATTGTCTTTAACATTCAGCCGCGGCACGCGCAACTGTTTTCAAACGAGAATAGCTGCTGTTTGCAGAAATTGAAACCGCGTGTCAAAGagttcctcctcttcttttttttttggaaagtcTTAAATTGATTTTCCGGAtacaaggggaaaaaaacgagaggaagaaagaaaggtgGCGACGTCCGACGACGCCTTCTTCCTGAACGTTCTACATGGGCATTGTGCTGTGTGATGAATGACCTGCACTCTGATTTGCCAGTGACCCTACTCATTTGGGAGCATGCCCCCTCaccatcttcttttctcttttgcttctatgaggaaggaaggaaggaaggaagaaagGCAATTGTCTTTGTAGTAGCGCCAAAGGGTGGTTCTTCCCTGACCACTTGCACGCCCAGCCAGCGGGTGCTGGGCACATCTGGTCGCCTGCTAAGCAAACAGCACGCGCGCGCGTGCTTTGCTGCTGATGTTCTGCTCCGGGTTTCTCTCTATCTACACAACATGAAGCATATGACGGACCTCCCCTTCCTCCAAACCACGCCGTATCGAAGGGAATGccggctgctgctgttgcagtACCGGTGACGCACGACCCGTTCCGAAACATTTGTAGACATAAATTCTCTTTTACATAAATCTACGAGCATTCATGTGCTGCTGTTTTCCTTTGATCCTCTGCTGAGTTCAGATTCATCCACATTGCACGTACGCGGAATATGTGTGAAACTTATGATTCACGGTGTACGCGTCTTTATCGCAATACCACCGACGACGgtgaattctttttaaatgtttttgttgttaagTTTCTTGTGTAATAATTTTACTTTCATTGTATTACGTGGTACATGCggttgtttaaataaaataaattttaaaacggAAAACAGGTGTTGAGGCACAAACACGATTTGAGAGAATCCTTTGAAAAACGTGGATTAACTAGTTAACGaataaaaaaccaacaaataaaacacaaatttcATAAATTAACAGAAGCTAAAAATGTTTGCCCCGGGTGAGGCTCGAACTCACGACCTTAGGATTATGAGACCTACGCTCTGCCAACTGAGCCACCGAGGCTTGTTGTTCTCTACCATGGAATACAATAATATatgttttatttgaaatacaattttttatttgcagtcTTCGCTATTTCAGTAACGAAATtaatgtaaaatataaaagttctAAAGATTCAAATGAGATAGTCGTTTAAACTGCACAGAAATAACTATTTCTACATAGTTTTTCGTTTTAGCACCAGATGGCAAAAGGCGCCACTTTTTCATTGCCACCTTCAGGAAGGCCAGATTTGCCCTGATTGCGTTGCAAtctcgataaaaaaaaatggtgcaaCCAAATCATCTTCTTAACCAttgataaatattttcttctttgctcaTAGGTAAATCTTATTGAAGCGTACAGCTTTGGATTCTATTAAAAACTTAAGCTTCGTGACGGTACGACGGTACTGGCAGATTCCATTTTCCGTAATGACATCTGTCTCCACAAGAGGCTCTGGAAACTGTTGCCCATAAGGTGGCGCTGGAAACTGGCGTATACCAGGGATCTGTGAAAAGCGCGCCAAATGGGTAAGAGAGATACAAGATGCATCATCGCTGTTTCGCACGAGGTCTCGTATTTTCGGTTGCAGGATGTCGAGAAATTTCTTAATTTCAAGAACCATGTACGTTTTACAACGTACCAACTCAATATAGGCTAAGTTCCATACTTCGCAAAAGTGGTAAATTGGTATGAGCGGCATGTTTAAAATGCCACACCTCATAGTTATATCTTTTAAAAGATTGTGTCTTGTATCACATATACATCTCGTGGTCCGTATCCTATGGTTTGCAGCTGAATCTCGTGGTATCCATTGCATCCATCCATACATAATGTAAAGCTGTTTGCTGTGGATAAAATTCTTGCAGGAGAAGGTGCTGATGATCAACGGAACATTATTAAGGTGACCCAAGCTCTTGGCTACCTCTCAATGAATTCAAGCAAAGTATTATGTTGGAAACAATTATAAATTATTCCCATTGACATAACATCTTTGACTTGTGCAACTGATTGCAGTGAATCATATTTCcaacaaaatattttgtaaTAGATTCTGCAagcttaatttttttggctttcGAGAACTTGCATTTCAGGTTCAACAATATGTTCTTCTGATAGCTTCCTAGTAGAACCTAAGTGGGGTAACCAAGGCAACTACATAGTAAATTTATCTATGGGATTATGTAATTAATTTGAAGTTAGCAGTAACCATTCTGTGTTGAGTCGAATATAATAGTTGAATGCAACCTCCATTATAAGTGTAACAAATTTTGCTTGAGGAATGGGTTAGCTTATAGTTATTCCACTTTAGCTTAATGTATATTGGTGAACGCTGCCATTTTATGCTGAAACGTTTTGTTACAGGTCTTTTtattagaaaacaaatattcgTGGAAGGAAAGAATGTCCCCAACACAACTAATTCAACTGCTTGATCATTACCGTGTAGGAGAAACATATGATGGCTTGTGATGACAAAGCCTGATCCATTGAAATCAGTAagtaattttaaaacaaattaatacAAGAAACAATTGTGATCTcttaaaattaaattctaaATGTTAGTTGAACTATCACCAGGTAAATGTGCATGTGTGTAATAGGTGTCCTGCGCCACTGGAAAAGGTTCAGCTGTCACGCCAAGGAAGTGAGGACTCCTAGTGCGTTACGCACAAGGAAAGGACGAACTCCTTTGAAGCCCACCCCATCGCTCTCTTGCATGGCAGTCGTAGTCCTCCCCCGTCCTACCTTCGAGAAACGACTTGCAGCCAAGCTCATTTGATCTGCTTCCAATCAGATATAATGAGCCCGTCATATTGCCATGAGTGAGTCTGCATTCTCTTCCTTTCAGAGTTCTTTCTGCTTTCGGTctcatgtttgtttttcttatatagAGAGACCTTTACGAGAGTAGACGCAGAACATTGGTAGAGATCCGGCTGCTATGGTAACATCGTTTTCGAAGGCTTATACATAGAagaaacacatacacacaaggGCGTCGTGTATGTGACGTGTGCTCATCTCCTCGTGACTACTCGTCGCAAAAGATGCACCAGAAACGGAAAACGAAGGGTAAAAAGATACGAGATCAATAAGGTCAAATGCTTGCCATGCGATGCGTAATCAAGCTAAAAGCTCGTTGTCGCTCTCTTTTGTCTCGCTTTCCAAGCCGACTCGTTGCCCAGGTATTGCTCGCCGCTTCGGGCCACTCGGCGAACCCAAAACGTGTCCCGATCACCGTGCATAGGTGTACTTTTGCTCGTAGTGTTTAGCCGAAAACTGGGCGAAATGGGGGTGCCGCTCAGCAAATACCGTGTCCTACAAAGTTGCCTAGACATTCGCTGCGTTGTGAGTCCCTCTGAGAATGGCAAAGCCGTTCGCTCAACCACCCCGAAATCTCCGCTTCAATCGAAAGCGTCGCAATGTAACGCTACCGAAAAATTGAAGATGTCATCCAACGCCTTTAATTTATTGACACCGAATAGCCGAATGTCATCAGAGAGCGTTACCATCGATGGAGAGAGTGGTATCCGGTCGCCGGAGCATACACCTACGGTCAACTGTTGGAAATCCACTCAGCTGGAAGCCGTTGGTGAATCTTACTGGGAGACTGAACAGCAGACAAACAATCAAGTAGCCACTGacgaaatggaagaagaatgCACCATTTGTTCGTCTGCTCTTGTGGTCTCTGAAATTGTAACCGTCATGGAAGGTTCGCTAGTCGTCGAAATTCACGCTGCCCATTCCGA of the Daphnia carinata strain CSIRO-1 chromosome 10, CSIRO_AGI_Dcar_HiC_V3, whole genome shotgun sequence genome contains:
- the LOC130701511 gene encoding zinc finger protein SNAI2-like, whose translation is MPKSFLFTHRRYNISPVPAEEAATIASSIRNAKDDVPAVVSVVKQVQQPQRCNQQQHRKAGSNPQTYPAFPLSPGQGTVAELKSPGRPQSARISPVIGSGSAGTPDGRLQHHGTTIPEEMYNLFQLAEVSLATSGGTEFRSVLERWRHQQQGLVMARALKSPVVKMLDMSNCSSHSTPVLDKPLDLSRDPATTATASEVRILTPSPSPTPSETHLTINLGLRKKSPQSSRAASSEADDDEDDDDDEDVDEMDATDSCWSPHDVTSCKSVSVAVKGPGASNSSNSGDSHTGPDGHECPDCGKRYSTSSNLARHRQTHRSPADQKARRCPHCDKVYVSVPAFSMHVRTHSQGCKCPYCGKSFSRPWLLQGHIRTHTGEKPFTCQICEKAFADKSNLRAHIQTHSNLKPFTCQRCGKAFALKSYLYKHEESSCMKMVTKGPAPDPKDD